The genomic stretch GGCACCGGGATGCCGGCGACGGTTGGGAGGTCTTCCGCGGCGGCGTCCGCGCCGACGCCGACCTTTCGGAGCGCGACACGCTCACGATCCTTGCCGACGGGTATACCGGAACCGTCGGCGAACCCCTGGAGGTCCCGAGTCTCCTGCCGCCCTTTGCGACCACCGAGCAGCTCGCGAAGCCGATCTGGGGGTTCAACCTTCTCGGGCGATGGCAGCGCGCGTTTTCCGAGGCCTCCAGTATCCTGGTCCAGGCGTATTACGATCTCAGTCGCCGGGAGGATCCCCGGGCGACGGTGAACCTGGACACCGTGGATGTCGAGGTTCAGTACCGCCGCCCGCTGGGAACGTGGAACGACTTCACCGCGGGGGTCGGGTATCGCTACCACCACTTCGAGTCGATGCCGGGCCGCACCGTCTCCTTCTCGCCGCAGACTCGCGATCTCAACTTGTTCAGTGCGTTCGCGCATAACGACACCACCATCATCGAGAAGACGCTGCATCTCATCCTGGGCACCAAGCTGGAGCACAACACCTTCACCGGCCTGGAGTGGCAACCCAATGGCCGGCTCCTCTGGACGCCGAATCCAGACAACACGATCTGGGGGGCCGTGTCCCGGGCCGTGCGCACGCCGTCCATCGTCGACCGGCAGGCGGCGGCCATCAATCTGACCGTGGTGCCCCCCAACCCTCCGGCGGTTCCGGTCCCGGTCCTCGTCCAGGGCTCGGGCAACCCCCATGTTCAATCGGAAAAACTGCTCGCCTACGAGCTCGGCTACCGGACGCGCCCGCTGGCCCGACTGTCCGTGGACATCGCGGCGTTTTACAATGTGTACGAGGACATCATCGCGTTTGCCGATCCGACCTCGCCGCAGCTCGCCCCCGTCCCCCACGTCCTCGCCCAGAACGCCCTGACGAACGCCTTCGACGCCGAGACGTACGGGACGGAGGTCGGGTCCAACCTCGACCTGCTGAAGTGGTGGCGGTTGCGTGCCTCCTACACCTACCTCGAGGTCCGCCTGCACCGCAAGCCCGGAGTCGTCGGGGCCACCCCGCCCGGCTTCGACCCCCAGCACTACGGCTACCTCAGGTCGTCCATGGAGCTGGGGCCGAACGTCGAGTTCGATCTCATTCCGCGCTATGTCGGCCCTATCCCGGAGCTCAAAGTCGACGGGTACCTCGAACTGGACGCGCGGATCGCCTGGCGGCCGACCAAGGCACTGGAGCTCTCCCTGGTCGGGCGCAATTTGGTGCACGCCAGGCACAGCGAGTTCAACAATGCCATCGCGGGCCCGGTGCCGGTCGAGCTGCAGCGCGAAGTGTATGCCAAGCTCACGGTGAAGTATTAGCCGAGGGAGGTCGTGGCCGGTGGTGACATTCCGGGCCCGCCCGCCGCATCCCTGGTGGCCGGCCCTCGCCGTCCTCGTTGCGGTCGCGCTCAGCGCCCCGGCCCCGCGCGCGCAGGGGGTGGAAGAATACGCCGTCAAGGCGGCCTTTCTGTTCAATTTCGTCCGGTTCACCGAGTGGCCGTCGGCGGCCTTCCCCAACGATCGCGCGCCGCTCGTGCTCTGCATCGTGGGGACCGATCCCTTCGGCGCGGCCCTGGCCGGCCTCGAGAAGAAGCCCGTGAAGGGGAGGGAGCTGCACGTCGATCGCAAGGTCACCCCGGACACGCTGAGCAAGTGCCATGTCGCCTTCATCAGTCGTTCCCGGAGCGGGAACGTCCGCGAGGTCCTGAAGACCGCGGAGGCCCTCACCGTGCTGACCGTGAGCGATATCGACGAGTTCGCCCGAAAAGGCGGCATCATCGGTCTGGTGACCGACGGGGGCAAGATCCGCTTTCAGATCAACGTCAAAGCCGCCGAGCGGGTGGGCCTCAAACTCAGCTCGCAACTGCTCAAGCTCGCCAGCATCGTGGAGGGCTAAGGCGGTGAGATGGCGTTTTCGCGATCTCTCGATCAGCAGGAAGCTCACCCTCATCATGATGCTGGCGACCTGCATCGTGCTGGCCCTGGCCTCCGCCGCGTTCGTCGTCCACGAAATCAGGGTGGCCCGGCGCGCGATGGTCGGCGAGCTGACGACACTGGCGAACGCCATTGCCACGAACACCGTCTCCGCCTTGACGTTCAACGACCCGGTCGCGGCGCGGGATACCTTGGCCGCGCTACGCTCGAGCCCCACCGTCGTCGTCGGGCACATCCTGAGGCCGACCGGGGAGGTGTTCGCCCGGTATGTGCGGACGGGACAGCCTGACAACGCCCGGCCGCGCCCGGACCACGGTCGAACCGAGGGGGCGGAGGAACACGTCGATCTCAGTCGCGCCCACAGAGGTGGCTACGACGAGTGGGGGAGCCATCTGGTCCTGGTGAGGCCGATCGTCTTTGAGCAGGAACCGATCGGACTGATCTACATCAAGGCGAGCTTCGACGAGTTGAACAAGGCGACCGGCCACCTCTTCGCCATCGTCGGCGCTATCGCCGGCGTATTGTTCGCGGTCGCCCTCGTGCTGGCCTATCGCCTGCAGCGCGTGATCTCCGACCCCATCGTCGAGTTGATGGGCACCATCAAGCAGGTGTCGCGCACCAAGAACTACAAGCTACAGGCGGAAAAGAGGTCCGACGACGAGCTGGGCGTGCTCATCGACGGATTCAACGACATGCTCAAGCAGATCGACGCGGGCGACCAGCAGCTGCGCGAGGAGGTGCAGATCCTGGAGCTGTCGCACGACCTCGCCGGCGAGCTCAATCTCGACACGCTGCTGTCGCGCATCATGCACGCGACGACCGAGCTCCTGAGCGCCGACCGCGGCACGCTCTTCCTCTACGACAAGAAGACCAACGAGCTGTTCTCGCGCGTCGCCGAGGGGCTCGAGATCAAGGAGATCCGCATCCCCACGACCAGCGGCATCGCCGGCGCCGTGTTCACGACGCGCCAGACCGCGAATATCGCCGATCCCTACCGCGACCCGCGCTTCAACAAGGAGGTGGACCGCCGCACCGGCTATCGCACCGAGAGCATTCTGGCCATGCCGATCGTCAACAAGGCCGGCGAGGGCATCGGCGTGACGGAGGTGCTCAACAAGAAGGGCGGCGGGTTCACGGCGAAGGACGAGGCGCGCCTGGGCGCGTTCACGGCGCAGATCACGGTCGCGCTCGAAAACGCCAAGCTGTTCGAGGACGTCCTCAACGAGAAGAACTACAACGAGGGCATCCTGCGCAGCACGAGTGATGGCATCATCACGCTCGATGCCGAGGACAAGATCCTCACGGCCAACGACGCCGCGCTCCGTATCCTCAAGCTCGCGCGCCACGAGGTCATCAAGCAGCCGGTCGGCGCGATCTTCGCCGGGGCCAACACCTGGGTCGCGAGCAACCTCGAGAAGGTGAAGCAGAGCGGCCACCGCGAGATCGCGGTCGAGAAGGAGCTCCGCCTGGGCCCGAGGGAGACGGCCTCGGTCAACCTGGCCGTCAATCCCCTGATCGACGTGAACGAGGAGCACATCGGCTCGATGATCGTGCTCGAGGACATCACGAGCGAGAAGCGGATGAAGAGCACGATGGCCCGCTACATGTCGCCGGAGGTCGCCGATCAGCTCCTGGCGGCCGGCGAGGCGGTCATGGGTGGTAAGGATCAGAAGGTGTCGATCCTGTTCTCAGACGTCCGCAACTTCACCTCCATGTCAGAGACGCTCGGCGCCCGCGAGACCGTCTCGATGCTCAACGAGTACTTCGAGCGGATGGTGGACGTGATCTTCAGCCACCGTGGCGTGCTCGACAAGTTCATCGGTGACGCCGTCATGGCGCTGTTCGGGGTACCGTTCAACGGCGAGCACGACGCGGACGACGCCGTCCAGGTGGCCAACGCGATGTTCGTCGCGCTCCGCGATCTGAACGGCAAACGCAAGCGAGAGGGCAAGGATCCGATCGACATCGGCGTCGGCATCTCCACGGGCGTCGTCGTCGTCGGCAACATCGGGTCGACGAGGCGCATGGAGTACACGGTCATCGGCGACTCGGTGAACCTCGCCTCGCGCCTGGAGAGCGCGACGAAGTTCTACGGCGTCACGGTGCTCATCAGCGAGTACACGCGGCAGGAGCTCAAGAGCAACCGCCTGCTGCGGGAGATCGACCGCCTCCGCGTCCAGGGCAAGCACGAGCCGGTCGCCATCTACGAGGCGATGGATCACTTCACCGGGGACACCTTTCCGGACCTCGGGCGTATGGTCGAGCGCTACGCCGACGGGATTCGCCACTACCGCGCCCGCGAGTGGAAAGACGCGCGCGCCTGCTTCCAGGAGTCGCTCAAGCTCAACCCCGCCGACAAGCCGTCACAGCTGTACGTCGAGCGGTGCGAGCATTTTCTGCAAAATCCGCCGCCCGGCGACTGGGACGGCGTCTGGACGATGACGACGAAGTAGCAGACTCGCCTGCGGCTCGGCCAGAGGAGTGCCGGCAGCGTACGGGCTCGGCGTGCCGGGCGCACTCCGCTTGTTGCTACCGAATCCCCTCCGAGGCGGCCTCGCGATCGAGCAACGCACGCTTGCGCTTCACGCCCCAGCGGTAGCCGGCGAGCGCACCGTCGGTGCGCACGACCCGATGGCAGGGAATGGCGACGGCGATCGCGTTCGACGCGCACGCCTGCGCCACCGCCCGCACCGCTTTGGGCGCCCCCAGACGCGCGGCGATTTCCGTGTAGGTCACCGTAGAGCCGGCCGGGATCTCGCGCAGCGCTTGCCACACCCGCTGCTGGAAGGCGGTGCCCCGCACGTCGAGCGGCAGATCGAGACCAAGCGCCGGCGCCTCGACGAAGCCGACCACCTTGGCGACCAACTGCTCGAAGCCCTGGTCGCCGCCGATCAGCCGGGCCTTCGGAAAGCGGTCCTGAAGGTCACGCATCAGGGCGTCCGGATCGTCGCCGAGCAGGATCGCGCAGACACCTTTCTGAGTCGTCGCGACAAGGATCGAGCCCAGCGAGGATTCGCCGACGGCGAAGCGGATCGATGCACCATGGCCGCCCGAGCGGAAGTCCGTCGGTGTCATGCCCAGCATGTCCGACGCCGTCGCGTAGAAACGCCCACTGGAATTGAACCCGGCGCCGTAGATCGCCTCCGTCACCGTATCGCTCCGGGACAATTCCTCCCGCACGCGCTGGGCACGGTGAGCCGCTGCGTAAGCTTTCGGCGTGACGCCGGTGATGGCTTTGAAGACGCGATGGAAGTGAAAGCGGCTCATCCCGGCGGCTTCGGCCAGGGCATCGAGATTGGGCGTCTCGTCGGCGGTTTCGATCAGACGGCAGGCCCTGGCCACGGCCACGGCGCGCTGTTCGGTGAGCGCCGGCTCGTTCGGGCGGCACCGTTGGCAGGGCCGGAAGCCCGCCTGTTCGGCCTCTTCGCACGTCGAGTGGAAACGGACATTCTCGCGGCGCGCCAGCCGCGCAGCGCAGGAGGGCCGGCAATACACACCGGTCGTCCGCACGGAATAATAGAACATGCCGTCCGCGCTCCGATCGCGGCGCACGAGGGCCGCCCAACGATCCTCATCGTTGGGAAAAGCCGGTGAAGCCGTCGCCTCTCTCGCCACCCCGTAACCCATGATGCCACCCCTTTCGATTTTGTCGGCGCGTCCGACTGGCTCGCTTCGACCCATATTGGGGGATGATGGGCCCGCAAGCACTCCGGTCCTTGCTCTCAAATCGAAGAAGAAGCACTCGATCCTGAGCAGCCCGCCTCCGGGGCCCGCCGCTCCTTCGCGTGGCTGTCGTCTCGCACCCTGGTCGGCCTTCACGGCCGCCAATATACGCGGGCACCGTCCGATCCCCTAGTGCCGTTCCAACTAGTTGATACTAAATCTGTCCACGAACGACGTACACGGTGCCTTCCTAGGCGCGAATAGTTGGAACGGCACTAGCCGAACCGGCAAAAATTGGCTAGGGTGGGCCCACCGTGGCGGAGGCGGTGACATGAACATCACGATCCTCGACGACTATCAGGACACGGTCCGCACACTGGCCTGCTTCCGCAAGGTCGCCGACCACCGCGTGACGATCTGGAACGACCACACCAAGGACGTCGACGCGCTGGCCGCGCGGCTCAAGGATACCGACGCGCTGGCGGGCGGGAAGGACGGTCGGGATCCTCGGTTACGGGCGGGTCGGCCAGTGCGTGGCCCGGCGCGCCCGCGCGTTCGACACGACGGTCCTGGCCATCCGGCGCGACGCGACGCAGCCCGACCCGCATGGCCTCGCCGTCATGCGCGGGCCCGACGCCCTCGACGACGTGCTGGCGCGCGCTATCCGACCGGCGCCGGCCCCACCTTTCCTGCGCACCAGCCGTTCCACGAGCTGCCCAACGTGCTCATGACCCCGCACGTGTCCGGCTGGACCGAGGGGATTCTGGAGGCGCGGGCGAAGCTCATCGCGAGAACATCCACCGGACCGCCCGGGGCGAGCCCCCGGTGAATCTGATTCAGACGCCGGAATAGGTCGGGTCCCTCCATCTTCCCGCGTCTGCCCTTCTTCTATGGCTGGGTCATCGTGGCCGTCGCCTTCGTCACGATGGGTGTGGGGGTCAACGCGCGCACCGCCTTCTCGCTGCTCTTCCCGCCGATCCTCGACGAGTTCGGCTGGGAGCGGGGCGTGACGGCCGGGGCCTTCTCCTTCGGCTTTCTCGTCGCGGCCGTCCTGAGCCCCTCCCTCGGCCGGCTGATGGATCGCCAGGGGCCGCGGGTGGTGATGGAGCTAGGCGTGGGCCTCATGGCGGCCGGGTTGATGCTGGCCACGCTGGTGCGCCAGCCATGGCACCTCTACGCCACGCTCGGCGTCCTCGTCGGCGGGGGCAGCATCTGCCTCAGCTACACCGGGCAGGCGCTCTACCTGCCCAACTGGTTCGTGCGCCGGCGGGGTCTGGCGTTGAGCCTGGCCTTCTCCGGCGTCGGCGTGGGCTCGATCATCCTGCTGCCGTGGCTCGGGACCCTCATCGGGCGCGCCGGCTGGCGCGCCGCCTGCTGGACGCTGGGCCTCCTGGTGCTGGCGCTGCTGGCGCCGCTCAACCTCCTGCTCAAGCGGCGGCCCGAGGATCTCGGGCTCGAGCCCGACGGCGATCGCTCCTCGCGCGACGCCGCGGCCAGCAGCCCGACGGCGAACGTGGTGGACCCGGCCTGGGTCGCCGTGGACTGGACGCTCGGCCGCGCCCTGCGCACGGCCCGCTTCTGGTGGATCGCGGTGGGCTATCTCTCGGGCCTCTTCGCCTGGTACGCGGTGCAGGTCCACCAGACGAGATACCTGGTCGAGATCGGG from Candidatus Methylomirabilota bacterium encodes the following:
- a CDS encoding adenylate/guanylate cyclase domain-containing protein is translated as MRWRFRDLSISRKLTLIMMLATCIVLALASAAFVVHEIRVARRAMVGELTTLANAIATNTVSALTFNDPVAARDTLAALRSSPTVVVGHILRPTGEVFARYVRTGQPDNARPRPDHGRTEGAEEHVDLSRAHRGGYDEWGSHLVLVRPIVFEQEPIGLIYIKASFDELNKATGHLFAIVGAIAGVLFAVALVLAYRLQRVISDPIVELMGTIKQVSRTKNYKLQAEKRSDDELGVLIDGFNDMLKQIDAGDQQLREEVQILELSHDLAGELNLDTLLSRIMHATTELLSADRGTLFLYDKKTNELFSRVAEGLEIKEIRIPTTSGIAGAVFTTRQTANIADPYRDPRFNKEVDRRTGYRTESILAMPIVNKAGEGIGVTEVLNKKGGGFTAKDEARLGAFTAQITVALENAKLFEDVLNEKNYNEGILRSTSDGIITLDAEDKILTANDAALRILKLARHEVIKQPVGAIFAGANTWVASNLEKVKQSGHREIAVEKELRLGPRETASVNLAVNPLIDVNEEHIGSMIVLEDITSEKRMKSTMARYMSPEVADQLLAAGEAVMGGKDQKVSILFSDVRNFTSMSETLGARETVSMLNEYFERMVDVIFSHRGVLDKFIGDAVMALFGVPFNGEHDADDAVQVANAMFVALRDLNGKRKREGKDPIDIGVGISTGVVVVGNIGSTRRMEYTVIGDSVNLASRLESATKFYGVTVLISEYTRQELKSNRLLREIDRLRVQGKHEPVAIYEAMDHFTGDTFPDLGRMVERYADGIRHYRAREWKDARACFQESLKLNPADKPSQLYVERCEHFLQNPPPGDWDGVWTMTTK
- a CDS encoding MFS transporter: MGVGVNARTAFSLLFPPILDEFGWERGVTAGAFSFGFLVAAVLSPSLGRLMDRQGPRVVMELGVGLMAAGLMLATLVRQPWHLYATLGVLVGGGSICLSYTGQALYLPNWFVRRRGLALSLAFSGVGVGSIILLPWLGTLIGRAGWRAACWTLGLLVLALLAPLNLLLKRRPEDLGLEPDGDRSSRDAAASSPTANVVDPAWVAVDWTLGRALRTARFWWIAVGYLSGLFAWYAVQVHQTRYLVEIGFSSTDAAWALGLVSLAGIPGQIALGHLSDRIGREWVWTVGSLGFALCYLALLLLRQAPTPALLYVMVLSQGMLGYGLTSVIGAIPAEIFQGRHYGTIFGTLMLAAIAGGAAGPWVTGALYDATGSYTLAFSIAIGLSAFSALAIWLAAPRQVRAVAGRVHRLK
- a CDS encoding YfiR family protein is translated as MVTFRARPPHPWWPALAVLVAVALSAPAPRAQGVEEYAVKAAFLFNFVRFTEWPSAAFPNDRAPLVLCIVGTDPFGAALAGLEKKPVKGRELHVDRKVTPDTLSKCHVAFISRSRSGNVREVLKTAEALTVLTVSDIDEFARKGGIIGLVTDGGKIRFQINVKAAERVGLKLSSQLLKLASIVEG
- the ada gene encoding bifunctional DNA-binding transcriptional regulator/O6-methylguanine-DNA methyltransferase Ada, whose product is MGYGVAREATASPAFPNDEDRWAALVRRDRSADGMFYYSVRTTGVYCRPSCAARLARRENVRFHSTCEEAEQAGFRPCQRCRPNEPALTEQRAVAVARACRLIETADETPNLDALAEAAGMSRFHFHRVFKAITGVTPKAYAAAHRAQRVREELSRSDTVTEAIYGAGFNSSGRFYATASDMLGMTPTDFRSGGHGASIRFAVGESSLGSILVATTQKGVCAILLGDDPDALMRDLQDRFPKARLIGGDQGFEQLVAKVVGFVEAPALGLDLPLDVRGTAFQQRVWQALREIPAGSTVTYTEIAARLGAPKAVRAVAQACASNAIAVAIPCHRVVRTDGALAGYRWGVKRKRALLDREAASEGIR
- a CDS encoding TonB-dependent receptor, whose protein sequence is MGARRTRQLLLGGVALGLALGRVTDAFGQRPAELTELPLEALMNLEVTSVSKHAQRLVDSAAAISVLTQDDIRRSGATTIPEALRLVPGLYVARVDSNVWVVNARGFAARFNNKFLVLLDGRSVYTPVFSGVFWDVQDTVLEDIERIEVIRGPGAALWGANAVNGVINIITKSARDTQGGLLSGGAGTEERGFGTVRYGGKAGGVALRAYAKYFNRDDQELKGPGHRDAGDGWEVFRGGVRADADLSERDTLTILADGYTGTVGEPLEVPSLLPPFATTEQLAKPIWGFNLLGRWQRAFSEASSILVQAYYDLSRREDPRATVNLDTVDVEVQYRRPLGTWNDFTAGVGYRYHHFESMPGRTVSFSPQTRDLNLFSAFAHNDTTIIEKTLHLILGTKLEHNTFTGLEWQPNGRLLWTPNPDNTIWGAVSRAVRTPSIVDRQAAAINLTVVPPNPPAVPVPVLVQGSGNPHVQSEKLLAYELGYRTRPLARLSVDIAAFYNVYEDIIAFADPTSPQLAPVPHVLAQNALTNAFDAETYGTEVGSNLDLLKWWRLRASYTYLEVRLHRKPGVVGATPPGFDPQHYGYLRSSMELGPNVEFDLIPRYVGPIPELKVDGYLELDARIAWRPTKALELSLVGRNLVHARHSEFNNAIAGPVPVELQREVYAKLTVKY